From one Eucalyptus grandis isolate ANBG69807.140 chromosome 9, ASM1654582v1, whole genome shotgun sequence genomic stretch:
- the LOC108955196 gene encoding heavy metal-associated isoprenylated plant protein 35 — protein MVFRFFSTPVTERCEKSEGMAKEAELKKIELKVSVDCCDGCKKKVKKALQTVEGVLKTEIDPWQPKVIVLGNVDPRILIKKLARVGKQAEVWTRENKNDDRDRREKEAPKTGSDQPKCSESNDKPKVKTNEAISSVDDGKEKASMKNKDTDNNKNNKKETDNNKNNNSNNNSSSKSSVNTEAMKTEAPLPLRQPESNNVMYPIPGIPGVPGIVQGDPKTQCFYLVEPRPMGIPYYAVCSYMAPLPPTSYGQEYYSYERRPVQMEIQAPFTRVGDYFNDDNTVGCHVM, from the exons ATGGTCTTTCGCTTCTTTTCGACTCCTGTGACAGAGAGGTGCGAGAAGTCAGAGGGCATGGCCAAGGAAGCCGAACTCAAG AAGATTGAGCTGAAGGTGTCTGTAGACTGCTGTGATGGCTGCAAGAAGAAGGTCAAGAAGGCATTGCAGACTGTTGAAG GCGTTTTGAAGACGGAAATCGATCCTTGGCAGCCGAAGGTGATAGTCCTTGGAAATGTGGATCCCCGTATACTGATCAAGAAACTAGCCCGAGTCGGGAAACAGGCGGAAGTTTGGACTCGCGAGAACAAGAATGACGACAGAgacagaagagagaaagaagctcCCAAAACCGGGTCAGATCAGCCAAAGTGCTCAGAATCAAACGATAAGCCGAAAGTAAAAACCAATGAGGCAATTTCCTCTGTAGATGACGGCAAAGAAAAAGCTTCAATGAAGAATAAGGATACagacaacaacaaaaacaacaagAAGGAAACagacaacaacaaaaacaacaacagcaacaacaacagcagcagcaagaGTTCTGTAAACACTGAGGCCATGAAAACCGAGGCTCCTCTTCCTTTGAGACAACCCGAGTCCAATAATGTTATGTATCCAATTCCAGGCATTCCAGGCGTTCCAGGTATTGTGCAAGGTGATCCTAAGACCCAATGCTTTTACTTGGTTGAGCCTCGTCCTATGGGCATCCCATATTACGCCGTATGTTCGTATATGGCTCCCTTGCCTCCCACGAGTTATGGCCAAGAATATTACTCCTATGAAAGGCGACCGGTACAGATGGAAATTCAGGCGCCATTCACCAGGGTAGGAGACTACTTCAATGACGACAACACGGTGGGGTGCCATGTGATGTGA
- the LOC104419073 gene encoding glyceraldehyde-3-phosphate dehydrogenase A, chloroplastic — MASAALSVAKPSLQANGKGFAEFSGLRNSASVSFGRKNSEDFLSVIAFQTSAVGSNGGYRKGVVEAKLKVAINGFGRIGRNFLRCWHGRKDSPLDIIAINDTGGIKQASHLLKYDSTLGIFEADVKPVGTDGISVDGKVIKVVSDRNPLNLPWKEMGIDLVIEGTGVFVDRDGAGKHIEAGAKKVLITAPGKGDIPTYVVGVNADLYNPAEPIISNASCTTNCLAPFVKVLDQKFGIIKGTMTTTHSYTGDQRLLDASHRDLRRARAAALNIVPTSTGAAKAVALVLPTLKGKLNGIALRVPTPNVSVVDLVVQVSKKTFAEEVNAGFRESADNELKGILSVCDEPLVSVDFRCSDVSSTVDASLTMVMGDDMVKVIAWYDNEWGYSQRVVDLAHIVADNWK; from the exons ATGGCCTCTGCTGCCCTTTCTGTAGCCAAGCCATCCCTTCAG GCGAACGGAAAGGGGTTTGCAGAGTTCTCCGGCCTTCGCAACTCCGCCTCAGTGTCGTTCGGGAGGAAGAACTCGGAGGACTTCCTCTCCGTCATTGCCTTCCAGACCTCTgca GTGGGAAGCAATGGTGGATACAGAAAGGGAGTGGTAGAGGCAAAGCTGAAGGTGGCCATTAATGGGTTCGGCAGGATCGGCCGCAACTTCCTTAGGTGCTGGCATGGCCGCAAGGACTCACCTCTCGACATCATTGCCATCAACGACACCGGCGGCATCAAGCAAGCCTCCCACCTCCTCAAGTACGACTCCACCCTTGGCATCTTCGAAGCTGATGTCAAGCCCGTGGGCACTGATGGCATCTCGGTCGACGGCAAGGTCATCAAGGTCGTCTCTGACCGCAATCCCCTCAACCTCCCCTGGAA GGAAATGGGGATTGACCTCGTGATCGAGGGAACGGGAGTTTTCGTTGACAGGGACGGCGCAGGGAAGCACATTGAGGCTGGGGCGAAGAAGGTGCTCATCACTGCACCCGGCAAAGGCGACATCCCGACATACGTCGTCGGAGTCAATGCCGACCTCTACAACCCGGCCGAGCCCATCATTAGCAATGCCTCTTGCACCACCAACTGCCTTGCCCCCTTCGTCAAGGTCCTCGACCAGAAGTTCG GCATCATCAAGGGCACCATGACCACCACCCACTCATACACTGGCGACCAGAGGCTGCTCGACGCAAGCCACCGTGACCTCAGGCGTGCCAGGGCTGCTGCCCTCAACATCGTGCCGACATCCACGGGGGCGGCCAAGGCCGTGGCCCTCGTCCTTCCAACCCTCAAGGGCAAGCTCAACGGGATCGCCCTCCGTGTGCCGACCCCAAACGTCTCTGTGGTCGACCTCGTTGTGCAGGTCTCCAAGAAGACCTTCGCAGAGGAGGTGAACGCGGGCTTCAGGGAGAGCGCCGACAATGAGCTCAAGGGCATCCTCTCGGTGTGCGACGAGCCCCTCGTCTCCGTCGACTTCCGGTGCTCCGATGTGTCGTCCACCGTCGACGCGTCGCTGACCATGGTCATGGGGGATGACATGGTGAAGGTGATCGCCTGGTACGACAATGAGTGGGGCTACTCTCAGAGAGTCGTGGACTTGGCTCACATCGTTGCCGACAACTGGAAGTGA
- the LOC104419074 gene encoding LOW QUALITY PROTEIN: tyrosine--tRNA ligase, chloroplastic/mitochondrial (The sequence of the model RefSeq protein was modified relative to this genomic sequence to represent the inferred CDS: deleted 1 base in 1 codon) yields MTNSSEEAWQHRLQQQPQPLADSSPSTQPLSLLSEDDPPSSSPPSPRPSFPLLSTPPPAPPTPPPSPPAPALLLLRPPPPPNVVDVLEERGLLESVTSENLRSACSSGSGLRVYCGFDPTAESLHLGNLLGIIVLSWFRRCGHRTVALLGGATARVGDPSGKSLERPELDLETLERNTAGIAATVTRILGKGGDGDDDDDDGDGSFVILNNYDWWKDVKLLDFLKRVGRYARVGTMVAKESVKKRLESEQGMSYTEFTYQLLQGYDFLHLFQNEGVNVQIGGSDQWGNITAGTELIRKILQLEGAYGLTFPLLLKSDGTKFGKSEDGAIWLSPSMLSPYKFYQYFFSVPDTDIIRFLKVLTFLEIEEINEIEKDMKRPGYMPNTAQRRLAEEVTRFVHGEDGLQEALKATEALRPGAETKLDWKTIEGIAEDVPSCSLNYDDVLNCSLVDLSVLAGLMESKSAARRLLKQGGMYLNNGRVDGESKRIEAEDIVDGKVLLLSAGKKNKVVVRIS; encoded by the exons ATGACAAATTCTT CAGAGGAAGCATGGCAACATCGGCTGCAACAGCAGCCGCAGccacttgcagactcttctccTTCAAcccagcctctctctctcctctcagaAGACGaccctccttcctcttccccgCCTTCGCCCCGACcctccttccctctcctctCAACTCCGCCTCCCGCTCCGCCCACTCCACCACCCTCTCCCCCAGCccccgccctcctcctcctccggccgCCGCCCCCCCCCAACGTCGTGGACGTCCTCGAGGAGCGGGGCTTGCTCGAGTCCGTCACCAGCGAGAACCTCCGCTCCGCTTGCTCCTCCGGCTCCGGCTTGCGGGTCTACTGCGGCTTTGACCCCACCGCGGAAAGTTTGCACCTTGGCAACCTCCTGGGCATCATCGTGCTCTCTTGGTTCCGGAGGTGCGGCCACCGCACCGTCGCGCTT CTCGGCGGCGCCACCGCCCGCGTCGGCGACCCCTCCGGCAAGAGCCTCGAGCGGCCCGAGCTGGACTTGGAGACCCTAGAGAGGAACACTGCGGGGATTGCGGCGACGGTGACCAGGATTCTCGGtaagggcggcgacggcgatgatgatgatgatgatggtgatggttCTTTTGTGATCTTGAATAATTATGATTGGTGGAAAGATGTGAAATTGCTCGATTTCTTGAAGAGGGTAGGGAGGTATGCTAGGGTTGGGACGATGGTAGCCAAGGAGAGTGTGAAAAAGAGGTTGGAATCGGAGCAAGGGATGAGCTACACTGAGTTCACTTATCAGTTGTTACAGGGTTATGATTTCTTGCACTTGTTTCAGAATGAGGGGGTTAATGTACAGATTGGAGGAAGTGATCAATGGGGCAACATTACTGCCGGCACCGAGTTGATCCGGAAGATCTTGCAGTTGGAAGGGGCTTATGGCCTCACATTTCCCCTTCTGCTGAAGAGCGACGGCACGAAGTTTGGGAAGTCGGAGGATGGCGCGATTTGGCTGTCTCCGTCAATGCTGTCCCCTTACAAGTTTTATCAGTACTTCTTTTCCGTTCCTGACACGGACATCATTAGGTTTCTCAAAGTTCTCACTTTCCTGGAGATCGAGGAGATAAATGAGATTGAGAAGGATATGAAAAGACCAGGCTATATGCCTAACACAGCGCAGCGGAGGCTTGCTGAGGAGGTCACCCGTTTTGTTCATGGGGAGGACGGTTTGCAGGAGGCTCTCAAGGCGACTGAAGCATTGAGACCTGGAGCTGAAACTAAATTGGATTGGAAGACCATCGAGGGAATAGCAGAAGATGTCCCGTCTTGTTCCTTAAATTATGATGATGTGTTGAATTGTTCTCTTGTAGACCTTTCGGTTTTGGCTGGGTTGATGGAAAGTAAATCAGCTGCCCGTAGATTGCTGAAGCAAGGGGGCATGTATTTGAACAACGGTAGAGTCGATGGTGAGAGTAAGAGGATTGAGGCTGAAGATATTGTTGATGGGAAGGTTCTTCTGCTATCAGCAGGTAAAAAGAATAAGGTCGTTGTACGGATTTCCTAA
- the LOC104419075 gene encoding LOW QUALITY PROTEIN: OVARIAN TUMOR DOMAIN-containing deubiquitinating enzyme 12 (The sequence of the model RefSeq protein was modified relative to this genomic sequence to represent the inferred CDS: inserted 1 base in 1 codon) — translation MHVVKCQTSVLESLDCVFRYGSPVGRSFLPAPLNEPHISVQERSPLIGISIFRFFAEEVVIHFLVLSPEIASDGLLWMSNMWNGTHSVGECSSSTSLSSQQDLEDDRMIALVLSEEFAKVDGGVARRLSNLAPVRHVPRINTYIPXLSDASLDHQRLLQRLNIYGLYEVKVSGDGNCQFRALSDQMYKSPEYHKNVRKEIVKQLKDYRSLYEGYVPMKYKRYYKKMAKLGEWGDHVTLQAAADKFVAKICLLTSFRDTCFIEIMPRSEAPQREFWLSFWSEVHYNSLYEIRDAPIPQKPKKKHWLF, via the exons ATGCACGTCGTGAAGTGCCAAACGAGTGTTTTGGAATCTTTGGATTGTGTCTTTCGTTATGGGTCGCCGGTGGGGCGCAGCTTTCTACCTGCCCCATTGAATGAACCGCATATCTCAGTGCAGGAAAGATCTCCATTGATTGGTATCTCTATCTTTCGATTTTTCGCTGAAGAGGTGGTCATACACTTCCTCGTCCTTTCTCCTGAAATCGCAA GTGACGGACTTTTGTGGATGTCTAATATGTGGAATGGAACTCATAGTGTGGGTGAATGTTCCAGCTCAACTTCTTTAAGCAGTCAACAGGATCTTGAGGATGATCGGATGATTGCGCTTGTTCTGTCTGAAGAATTTGCGAAAGTAGATGGAGGAGTGGCTAGACGCCTTTCTAATCTAGCTCCTGTTCGG CACGTTCCCCGCATAAATACCTACATCC ATCTAAGTGATGCCAGTTTAGATCACCAGCGACTTCTACAGAG GCTGAATATCTATGGGTTATATGAAGTGAAAGTCTCTGGTGATGGAAATTGCCAG TTTCGTGCACTGTCAGACCAGATGTATAAATCACCCGAATATCACAAGAATGTCAGGAAGGAAATAGTGAAGCAG CTTAAAGACTATCGTTCTTTATATGAAGGTTATGTTCCAATGAAGTACAAACGTTATTACAAGAAGATGGCAAA ACTTGGTGAATGGGGGGACCATGTTACCTTGCAAGCCGCTGCAGATAAG TTTGTGGCGAAGATCTGCCTGTTAACTTCATTCAGAGATACATGTTTTATTGAAATAATGCCCCGATCTGAGGCGCCCCAACGTG AGTTTTGGTTGAGTTTCTGGTCTGAGGTTCACTATAATTCCCTCTACGAAATACGAG ATGCTCCAATTCCTCAGAAACCGAAAAAGAAACACTGGTTGTTTTAG